The nucleotide sequence CGCAACGAGCTCCTCCGGCGAGGAGTACTCACCCAGGAGACCGCACGGAGCCTGCTGGGCCGCCGCCGGCACCGGCTGACCGTCGCCGACCGGGCCGCCGCGCACGAGCCGGGCATCGCGTTGCGGGAGATGGTGCGTCGTCCCGGCACCTTCACCCTGCACGGCGCGTTCAGCCTGGCGCTGATCTCCGCGCTCGGGGTGGAGCGGCTGCTGGAGCCCGAGGTGGACCGGACGACGGCCCGCGACCTGGCCCGCGACGCCGTCACCCATCTGCCGGCGTCGCTGGTCCGGCTGCACTCCGGGATCGCCGAGGCGGCTGCGTCGGCGAGCCTCACCGTGCGCCGCTGAGTGCTCCCCCGCGCCGCCGTCCGCGACCGGGTGTCGCACCGCGGTGACCCTGTGTCGATAACCGGGGTGGCCTGCGCCTCGAATGGACCTGCACCTCTGGTCATCGACCGAGTTGTCGGTACGCTGAGTAGCGATCTTGAGGGCCGGACGAGTGACCGGCCGATGATCGGAAAGGGGCCGACGACCATGAACGACAGCGTCTTCGCCGGTTCCCCGTTCCTGCGCGAGAGCGCGGACGTCGACCATCGCGCGGGCGGCACACGCTCCGCGCTGCGGGTGCGGCACGACCGGGCCGCGACCGACGTCCGGGCCGCAGGGCGGGCGGGCGACCGTACGGCAGTGATCGACGCGACCCGGCGGCTGGAGCAGGTGCTCGCCGCCGCCCGCCGCGAGCTGGGCCCGCGGGACACCGACACCCTCGTCGTCGAAGGCAGTCTCGCCGTCGCCTACCTCCTCGGTGACGACGAGATCCGCGGCCTCGCACTGGCCACCCGCAATCTCACCGTCCGCGAGGTGGAGTTCGGCGCCGACCATCCCGCGTCGCTGGCCGCCGCCGACGCGGTCGCCGCCGCACACCGGATCACCGGGGACCCGCGGGAGGCGATCGCCCGCTACCAGGACGTGATCGACCGGCGGACCAGGGTGCTCGGCCCGGCACACCCGTGCACCATCGCGTCCTGCGCCGGGCTCGCGCTGGCCCGGGCCGACAACGGTGACCTGCCCGGCGCGGGCAGTCTGCTGGCCGCGATCGCCGACACCGCCGAGGGGATCCTGGGCGAGGCACATCCGGTCACCGTCGACGTCCGCGAGCTACTGGCCGAGGCCTCCGTCCCGGACGCACCGGTGCCGGTCCCGGGGCCGGCACCGGCACCCACCCGGGAGGCTCCGTCGACCGGGCTGCTCCCGCGGATGCCGCGGATGCCCGATCCGCGGCTGTCCGCCCGGCCGTGGCCGCACCTCGACCGGCCGCCCGGCCCGATGCCCGCGATCTCCTGATCCTCGGCGCCCCCGCCGGCCGCCTGTCCCCGCTCCGGGCGAGGATCCGGCGGACGCCGGTTCCCAGCAGGCGGTCCGGCTGACCAAGCGGTCTCCGAACGCATGGCTGCGCAGCGCCGGACCGGCGTTCGACGCCTCCGCCGCCTACGAGATGCCGACCTTCATGGGCCCCGACGTGCTGGAAGGGGCCGCGGCGCTGCTCGAGAATCGAGCGCCACGATCCCCCTCCGCCCAGGACGACCGAGCCGATCCGGTCCGGCACGCAGCCCCTCGCCGCGGGCGGGCCGATGTCGCCGTCTCCGGCACCGGCAGTGCAGTCTGGAGCCCACGCGTCCACCCCCACGCGAGGAGCACCATCGTGAGCACCGACCTGCACGACCGGCTGGCGACCGCCGTCCGGCCCGATGCCGTCCGCACCCGGGCCATCGACCGGTTCGGCATGGCGCACGACGCGTCGCACTTCGCCCGCACCCCGGCGGCCGTCGTGACGGCGGCCGGGGCCGACGAGGTGGCCAGGCTGTTCCGGGTGTCCGCAGCGACCGGGGTGCCGCTGACCTTCCGGTCCGGCGGGACGAGCCTGTCCGGGCAGGCCGTCACCGACGGGATCCTGGTCGACACCCGGCGGCACTTCCGCGGGATCGAGATCCTCGACGACGGGGCCCGGGTGCGGGTCGGCCCGGGCGCGACCGTCCGCGCGGTGAACACCCGGCTCGCCCGGCACGGCCGGATGCTCGGCCCGGACCCGGCCAGCGAGGTCGCGTGCACCCTCGGCGGTGTGGTGGCCAACAACTCGTCCGGGATGGCCTGCGGGACGGTCGCGAACAGCTACGCGCTGCTGGATTCGCTGGAGATCGTGCTGCCGTCCGGGACCACACTGGACACCGGCGCCCCCGGCGCGGACGACGAGCTGCGCGGCCGCGAACCCGAGCTGTGGGCCGGGCTCTCCCGGATCCGGGACCGGCTGCGGGCCGATCCGGTGGCCCGCAAGACGATCGAGCAGCAGTTCGCCCTGAAGAACACGATGGGCTACGGGCTGAACTCGTTCCTCGACCACGACCGGCCGGTCGACGTGCTGGCCCGGCTGATCGTCGGCTCGGAGGGGACGCTGGCGTTCATCACCTCGATCACCATGCGGACCGTCCCGGTGCTGGCGCACACCCGGACCGGGCTGCTGGTGTTCGACGACCTGGCGGCCGCGAACCGCGCGCTGCCGTCGCTGGTGGACTCCGGACCGGCGACGATCGAGCTGCTCGACGCCACCTCGCTGCGGGTCGGTCAGGCCGACGCCGACGCCGATCCCCGGCTGCGCGCCCTCACCGTGGACGAGCAGGCGGCGCTGCTGGTGGAGTACCGCGGGCACTCGGCCGCCGAGGCCGACGAACTCGCCGGGGCCGCCACCGGGCTGATCGCGGCGCTGCCGTTGCAGGGCCCGCGCGAGCTGTCCGGCGACCCGGTCGCGAAGGCCGGGCTCTGGAAGCTGCGCAAGGGCCTGTACGCGAAGGTCGCCGGGGCCCGGCCGTCCGGCACCGCCGCGCTGCTGGAGGACATCGCCGTCCCGGTGCCGGACCTGCTGCCGACCTGCCAGGGCCTGATCGAGCTGTTCGGGCGGCACGGCTACGACCACGCGGTGATCTTCGGGCACGCCAAGGACGGCAACGTCCACTTCATGCTCACCGAACGGCTCGGCGACGGCGCGGGCCGGGACCGGTTCGGCCGGTTCACCGACGACATGGTCGATCTGGTGCTCGCCCACGGCGGGACCCTCAAGGCCGAGCACGGCACCGGACGGATGATGACGCCGTTCGTCCGCAGGCAGTACGGCGACGACCTCTACGACGTCATGCTCGAGATCAAGCGGCTGTGCGACCCGCGCGGCGTGCTCTCCCCCGGCGTCGTCCTGGACGACGACCCCACCGCGCACCTGTCCGATCTCAAGTCCGCCCCGACCGTCGAGTCCGAGGTGGACCGGTGCGTGGAGTGCGGCTTCTGCGAGCCGGTCTGCCCCAGCCGGGATCTCACGACCACGCCCCGGCAGCGGATCGTGCTGCGCCGCGAGCTGGAGCACGCCCGGGCCGCGGGCGACGAGCAGCTGGTGGCCGAGCTGGAGGCCGACTACGCCTACGACGGCGTCGACACCTGCGCCGCCGACGGCATGTGCGCCACCGCCTGCCCCGTCCTGATCAACACCGGTGACCTGGTGCGCCGGCTGCGCGCCGAGCGCCCGCAGAAGGCCGCAGCACGCGGCTGGGCGTTCGCCGCGAAGCACTGGGGCGCCACCACCCGGGCCGCGGGTGCCGCGCTGTCGGTGGCGCAGCGGGTGCCGGGCGCGGGGCCCGCGTCGGCGGCGCTGCGCCGGATCGCCGATCCCGAGCAGGTTCCACTGTGGTCGGCGGACCTGCCCGGCGGCGGCGGGCGGCGCAGGCCGGACGGGCTCGTCCCGACCGGGGCCGAGCTGGTCCTGTTCTCGTCGTGCACGGGTGCGATGTTCGGCTCGTCCGGCGACGGCGCCGCGGACGCGTTCGTCCGGCTCTGCGACCGTGCCGGGATCCGGGTGACCGCGCCCGCCGATCTCGGGTCGCTGTGCTGCGGCACCCCCTGGAAGTCGAAGGGGCTCACCGACGGCGCCGCGGTGATGGCGGAGCGGGTGCTGCCCGCGCTCTGGACGACGACCCGGCGCGGCACCCTGCCGGTCGTGACCGATGCGTCGTCGTGCACCGAGGGGCTGCGGGTGATGATCGCGTCCGGGCCTGCGGAGTACCGGGGTATCGAGGTGGTCGACTCGGTGGCCTACGCCGCCGAGCACCTGCTGCCGGCGCTCGCCGGGACCGTCCGCGGGCGGCTGGGCCGGATCGTGCTGCACCCGACCTGCTCGGCCACCCAGCTCGGGCTCGTCGAGCCCCTGCGGCGGGTCGCGGACGCGGTCGCGCAGGAGATCGTCGTCCCGGACGCGTGGGGGTGCTGCGGGTTCGCCGGGGACCGCGGGATGCTGCATCCGGAGCTGACCGAGTCGGCGACCGCCGAGCAGGCCCGGGAGATCGCCGCGGTACCCGCCGACGGGTACGCGTCCTGCAACCGGACCTGCGAGCTCGGGATGAGCCGGGCGACCGGCAAGGATTACGAACACGTGTTGGAGATACTGGAACGGCTGACCCGGCCGTAGCCCATATGGGTGTACGACTACGCCGAACGCCACCCTCTGCAGTGATGTTGCCGCGTGCTTTCTCGATACAGCTCTTGTTTGAGACGGGTCCCACCGGGAAAGAATGGTCCGGGATGCGCACCACCCGAGGTGGCGTGCAGCGGAAGGAGCCACGGACCGTGAGTGCAGTGGGCGCTGTGGGCGCAGGAATGCCGAACGCCGTGATGGCCGTCGTCCGGGTCGAGGCGCCGGCCGGCGCCGACGCGCAGACCGTCGAGGCCGAGCTGACCAGGGCGCTGCACGAGCACGAGAAGCGCCCGATGACCGTGGAGCTCTCGCTCGCCGACGGCACCGGCCCCTGGCCGCGTCGCGGGCCGGTCCGCTACGCCTTCGTCGCCGTGCTGACCCTCGCCGGGCGGACGATCCCGGAGCGGCTGGCACACAAGGTCGAGAAGGTCGCCCGGAAGGCCATCAAGCGCCGATTCGGCCGCCCCGCCGGGGTCGAGGTGCGGACCGACATGAGCGACGCCGAAGCCGGCGCGTACTGGTACAGCCTGCGCGGGACCCCGCACCGTCCGGCCTGATCCACCTGCCCTACCCGCGGTTCACGCCGGAGCGATCCCGGACGCGGTCGGGTTCAGCTCGATGGA is from Pseudonocardia autotrophica and encodes:
- a CDS encoding tetratricopeptide repeat protein, which codes for MNDSVFAGSPFLRESADVDHRAGGTRSALRVRHDRAATDVRAAGRAGDRTAVIDATRRLEQVLAAARRELGPRDTDTLVVEGSLAVAYLLGDDEIRGLALATRNLTVREVEFGADHPASLAAADAVAAAHRITGDPREAIARYQDVIDRRTRVLGPAHPCTIASCAGLALARADNGDLPGAGSLLAAIADTAEGILGEAHPVTVDVRELLAEASVPDAPVPVPGPAPAPTREAPSTGLLPRMPRMPDPRLSARPWPHLDRPPGPMPAIS
- a CDS encoding FAD-binding and (Fe-S)-binding domain-containing protein; its protein translation is MSTDLHDRLATAVRPDAVRTRAIDRFGMAHDASHFARTPAAVVTAAGADEVARLFRVSAATGVPLTFRSGGTSLSGQAVTDGILVDTRRHFRGIEILDDGARVRVGPGATVRAVNTRLARHGRMLGPDPASEVACTLGGVVANNSSGMACGTVANSYALLDSLEIVLPSGTTLDTGAPGADDELRGREPELWAGLSRIRDRLRADPVARKTIEQQFALKNTMGYGLNSFLDHDRPVDVLARLIVGSEGTLAFITSITMRTVPVLAHTRTGLLVFDDLAAANRALPSLVDSGPATIELLDATSLRVGQADADADPRLRALTVDEQAALLVEYRGHSAAEADELAGAATGLIAALPLQGPRELSGDPVAKAGLWKLRKGLYAKVAGARPSGTAALLEDIAVPVPDLLPTCQGLIELFGRHGYDHAVIFGHAKDGNVHFMLTERLGDGAGRDRFGRFTDDMVDLVLAHGGTLKAEHGTGRMMTPFVRRQYGDDLYDVMLEIKRLCDPRGVLSPGVVLDDDPTAHLSDLKSAPTVESEVDRCVECGFCEPVCPSRDLTTTPRQRIVLRRELEHARAAGDEQLVAELEADYAYDGVDTCAADGMCATACPVLINTGDLVRRLRAERPQKAAARGWAFAAKHWGATTRAAGAALSVAQRVPGAGPASAALRRIADPEQVPLWSADLPGGGGRRRPDGLVPTGAELVLFSSCTGAMFGSSGDGAADAFVRLCDRAGIRVTAPADLGSLCCGTPWKSKGLTDGAAVMAERVLPALWTTTRRGTLPVVTDASSCTEGLRVMIASGPAEYRGIEVVDSVAYAAEHLLPALAGTVRGRLGRIVLHPTCSATQLGLVEPLRRVADAVAQEIVVPDAWGCCGFAGDRGMLHPELTESATAEQAREIAAVPADGYASCNRTCELGMSRATGKDYEHVLEILERLTRP
- a CDS encoding GOLPH3/VPS74 family protein; protein product: MKQGALATGFYLIAYDELTGRSGLAPDLLACGLVGAQLGDLVAAGALSVDEEDRVVANRAGRPAPADGTAMLVLDSIAHETRPHPVRAWTDALGEPLLSAVRNELLRRGVLTQETARSLLGRRRHRLTVADRAAAHEPGIALREMVRRPGTFTLHGAFSLALISALGVERLLEPEVDRTTARDLARDAVTHLPASLVRLHSGIAEAAASASLTVRR